A single region of the Podospora pseudopauciseta strain CBS 411.78 chromosome 1, whole genome shotgun sequence genome encodes:
- the URA6 gene encoding bifunctional uridylate/adenylate kinase (BUSCO:EOG09264O6J; COG:F; EggNog:ENOG503NVA4) produces the protein MSIAAAAVGRQAWRKLARNNSTAAIRRTISLLPKSQQFRPTSFVPAFTANASKAAPRFSQSQQYRSYSSGGSSGDGTKVKFWPFVLVLAAGTGGWVLLINRQKNMPPNPKQTASSSAKPTPAFSPSEVTVLFVLGGPGAGKGTQCANLVNDFSFHHLSAGDLLRAEQDRPGSQYGQLIQDCIKNGAIVPMEVTVALLENAMADAIAKSGSKKARFLIDGFPRKMDQAFQFEKVVCPAKLVLFFDCPEQVMEGRLLERGKTSGRADDNAESIRKRFRTFVETSMPVVEYYDKEGKVIKVDATPGPKEVYEDVKRKLVGKLGENF, from the exons ATGTCtatagcagcagcagcagtaggACGCCAAGCCTGGCGGAAACTGGCGCGCAACAACAGCACTGCTGCGATCCGTCGTACCATCTCCTTGTTGCCCAAGTCGCAGCAATTCCGTCCTACCTCCTTCGTTCCTGCTTTTACCGCCAACGCCAGCAAGGCTGCCCCCCGGTTTTCCCAGTCGCAACAGTACAGATCCTACAGCTCGGGCGGTTCAAGCGGTGATGGGACAAAGGTCAAGTTCTGGCCGTTTGTGCTGGTGTTGGCTGCTGGTACTGGCGGGTGGGTGTTGTTAATTAACAGGCAAAAGA ACatgccccccaaccccaagcaaaccgcctcctcctccgccaaacccaccccagccttctccccctcagAAGTAACcgtcctcttcgtcctcggcgGCCCCGGCGCCGGCAAGGGAACCCAATGCGCCAACCTCGTCAACGACTtctccttccaccacctctccgccGGCGACCTCCTCCGCGCCGAGCAGGACCGCCCCGGCTCCCAATACGGCCAGCTAATCCAAGACTGCATCAAGAACGGCGCCATCGTCCCGATGGAAGTCACCGTCGCCCTCCTCGAGAACGCCATGGCCGACGCCATCGCCAAGTCTGGCTCGAAAAAGGCGCGCTTCTTGATCGATGGCTTCCCGAGGAAGATGGACCAGGCATTCCAGTTTGAAAAGGTGGTTTGTCCCGCGAAGCTGGTGCTCTTCTTTGACTGCCCGGagcaggtgatggaggggaggctGTTGGAGAGGGGCAAGACGAGCGGGCGGGCGGATGATAATGCGGAGAGTATCCGCAAGAGGTTTAGGACTTTTGTTGAGACGAGCATGCCGGTTGTGGAGTATTATGACAAGGAGGGAAAGGTGATCAAGGTGGATGCGACGCCGGGACCAAAGGAAGTGTATGAGGATGTGAAGAGGAAGCTGGtggggaagttgggggaGAACTTTTAG
- a CDS encoding hypothetical protein (COG:A; EggNog:ENOG503NVB8): protein MDYYRDSARSPGDRAWSGRDEPRIKEDRSDSFYRSRSPGNDRSRRRSRSPPAVDRYEPRSRGGREDYASGRDRGDRDDRRRMVSPPANIDRYVPGQEAAAPMPLANPIQDPLKLPYQVGFSYFGEWWRANEKIKEEKERLRTGRRREPERVRSAREAQEERDKEKAKIQVAYDAYKEDLQAKMAQNFVKLHKEEQWFRERYVPGIRDAFRQQLQEHRREAYAQWEQDLNNGVFDELSLEGIPKSESNGAGGVVEKEEGEATAASEVLGVGDLVPVSSDVRDDSLYQPTLLIKTIAPSVSRQNLEAFCKEYLGEGEGGFKWLSLSDPNPSKRFHRIGWIMLNPASEAPASEDGDTKDEDGDIEPPVMSTAEKALEAINGKTVKDEQRGDFICHVGVHNPPANPRKKALWDLFSAPERIHKDLELATDLIHKFESDFGSDFNASLHIEEHVEQLRANGQLQPAVAAAPVKKPKVERSLDADEAMDAEVEEGEEGAVDDGEDEDEGMVDDEVDDIDLLVAKKRLDLSIEYLRRTFNFCFFCVFESDSIHELTRKCPGGHLRRPRSTLSSTAKAVARASANGDPFPSKKRKEAEDVEEGEAPEAERKFKTSSKTEQQLQRAYNWVKTFEEKIKQILAPETVDLRKLGGKPVEDAVNDELGKYVKQEDEHKWRCRVPECTKLFKEEHFWKKHVEKRHPEWLDKLKEEFELVNAYVIDPAHIAPSRTDANSNGHFPPSGGQQPTGTPRGFNLQNYAMNNMLNFGTFPAMPLLNMMGGAGNMNAAGWQHGGGDDRGGGPIRRGGPQGGNRPQGRSHPYERRGGNRPYGGPEGAGGPPGGRGRGGSSNRWGDGGVTTTGPREAVQGRTLKSYEDLDQVSGGGGGELNY, encoded by the exons ATGGATTACTATCGCGATTCGGCCCGCTCTCCGGGTGATCGCGCTTGGAGTGGCCGCGACGAACCGAGAATCAAGGAGGACAGATCAGACAGTTTCTACCGGAGCAGATCTCCAG GGAATGACCGCAGTCGCCGTCGGTCGAGATCCCCCCCTGCCGTTGATCGATACGAACCGAGAAGCCGCGGTGGCCGTGAGGACTATGCTAGTGGCAGAGATCGCGGTGACCGCGACGACCGCCGCCGAATGGTTTCTCCCCCTGCGAATATCGACCGTTATGTCCCAGGTCAAGAAGCGGCCGCGCCCATGCCACTTGCAAACCCAATTCAAGATCCTTTGAAGCTGCCCTACCAGGTGGGCTTTTCCTACTTTGGCGAATGGTGGAGAGCGAACGAGAAAatcaaggaggagaaggagcgaCTCAGAACTGGTCGTCGCCGGGAGCCAGAGCGCGTTCGGAGTGCCCGCGAAGCCCAGGAGGAGCGAGACAAGGAAAAGGCCAAGATTCAAGTTGCCTATGACGCCTACAAGGAAGATCTTCAGGCCAAGATGGCTCAGAATTTCGTTAAGCTGCACAAAGAGGAGCAGTGGTTCAGGGAGCGCTACGTCCCGGGAATCAGGGACGCCTTCCGCCAACAGTTGCAAGAGCACCGGCGTGAAGCATACGCTCAATGGGAGCAGGACCTCAACAATGGCGTCTTTGATGAGCTTTCGTTGGAGGGCATACCCAAGAGTGAGAGCAATGGTGCCGGTGGAGTTGTAGAaaaggaggaaggtgaagcCACCGCTGCTAGCGAGGTTCTCGGTGTCGGTGACCTGGTGCCCGTCAGTAGCGATGTAAGAGACGACAGTCTTTACCAGCCAACCTTACTCATCAAGACCATTGCCCCCTCGGTTAGTCGTCAGAATCTGGAGGCGTTTTGCAAAGAGTATCTCGGAGAAGGTGAGGGCGGGTTTAAGTGGTTGTCGCTGAgcgaccccaaccccagcaaaCGCTTTCACCGTATTGGCTGGATTATGCTCAATCCCGCCTCCGAAGCGCCTGCGTCCGAGGATGGGGACACCAAAGATGAAGACGGGGACATTGAACCTCCCGTCATGTCAACTGCCGAGAAGGCCCTCGAAGCTATCAACGGCAAGACTGTCAAGGATGAGCAGCGAGGTGATTTCATCTGCCACGTTGGTGTGCACAACCCGCCGGCCAACCCAAGAAAGAAGGCCCTCTGGGATCTCTTCTCTGCTCCCGAGCGTATTCACAAGGACCTTGAGTTGGCCACAGATTTGATCCACAAGTTCGAAAGTGATTTCGGCTCTGATTTCAATGCCAGTCTCCATATTGAGGAGCATGTCGAACAGTTGCGGGCTAACGGGCAACTCCAACCTGCTGTCGCTGCTGCTCCCGTCAAAAAGCCAAAGGTAGAGCGATCTCTCGATGCCGATGAAGCTATGGACgcagaggttgaggagggagaggagggagcggtcgatgatggagaagatgaggatgaaggtATGGTGGACGATGAAGTTGACGATATCGACTTGCTAGTTGCAAAGAAGCGACTTGATCTCTCCATCGAATATCTTCGCCGCACCTTCaacttctgcttcttctgcgTGTTTGAAAGCGACTCTATCCATGAGTTGACGAGAAAGTGCCCCGGTGGCCATCTCCGTAGACCTCGCAGCACTCTCTCGTCCACTGCCAAAGCTGTTGCTCGAGCGAGCGCAAACGGCGACCCCTTCCCGTCCAAGAAGCGTAAGGAAGCGGAAGACGTcgaagagggcgaggctCCCGAAGCTGAGCGCAAGTTTAAGACATCCTCCAAGACGGAGCAACAGCTCCAACGCGCCTACAACTGGGTGAAGACCTttgaggagaagatcaagcagATCCTTGCACCGGAAACTGTCGATCTCAGAAAGCTTGGTGGCAAACCGGTTGAGGATGCTGTCAACGATGAGCTTGGAAAGTATGTCAAGCAGGAGGATGAGCACAAGTGGCGCTGCCGAGTGCCTGAGTGTACAAAGCTCTTCAAGGAGGAGCATTTTTGGAAGAAGCACGTGGAGAAGCGTCATCCGGAGTGGCTGGATAAGCTCAAGGAAGAG TTCGAACTGGTCAATGCCTACGTTATTGACCCTGCGCATATTGCGCCTTCTCGTACCGATGCCAACTCCAACGGGCACTTCCCTCCGTCCGGCGGCCAGCAGCCGACGGGCACTCCCCGCGGGTTCAATCTCCAGAACTACGCCATGAACAACATGCTCAACTTTGGGACCTTCCCAGCCATGCCTCTGCTCAACATGATGGGCGGTGCTGGCAACATGAATGCGGCTGGTTGGCAGCACGGAGGCGGCGATGATCGTGGTGGCGGTCCTATTCGTCGGGGTGGCCCTCAGGGGGGCAACCGTCCTCAGGGCCGATCACACCCGTATGAACGCCGCGGTGGTAATCGACCCTATGGCGGTCCCGAGGGTGCTGGAGGCCCACCAGGAGGTCGTGGTCGTGGAGGCTCAAGTAACCGATGGGGTGACGGCGGTGTTACTACCACTGGTCCGCGTGAGGCTGTCCAGGGGCGCACCCTCAAGAGCTACGAAGACCTGGATCAGGTgtccggtggtggcggtggggagcTCAACTACTGA
- a CDS encoding hypothetical protein (EggNog:ENOG503P418; COG:J), producing the protein MATPTNPSAFIQLAQSLPPRLKTFLARYPPLSILPLGAAHAPSKALTFYQRETPNPFLPRKHPVTGKWHDPKYSLRRQAELVKLAREHGVEELLPYTEKGTETRLAKRVEFGLRVKGTGLGEKVKGHKHERVLVAKMEKRRKAMLEMPGLIREWKKVGKRSWSKFPR; encoded by the exons ATGGcgacccccaccaacccctcagcCTTCATCCAACTAGCGCAATCCCTGCCCCCCCGCCTCAAGACCTTTCTGGCGCGCTACCCCCCCCtatccatcctccccctcggcGCGGCCCACGCTCCGAGCAAGGCCCTCACCTTTTACCAGCGCGAGACCCCCAACCCGTTCCTCCCGCGGAAGCACCCTGTGACCGGCAAATGGCACGACCCAAAATACTCCCTGCGCAGACAGGCTGAGCTTGTCAAGTTGGCGAGGGAGCACGGAGTGGAGGAGTTGCTGCCTTATACGGAGAAGGGGACGGAGACGAGACTGGCGAAGAGGGTGGAgtttgggttgagggtgaagggtACTGGTTTGGGTGAGAAGGTCAAGGGTCATAAGCATGAGAGGGTACTGGTTGCAAA gatggagaagaggaggaaggctaTGCTTGAGATGCCTGGGCTTATTAGAGAGTGGAAGAAG GTTGGGAAGCGCAGCTGGAGCAAGTTCCCCAGGTAA
- the CCT4 gene encoding T-complex protein 1 subunit delta (BUSCO:EOG09261XNJ; EggNog:ENOG503NW0D; COG:O) — MAAVAPAAAGPSNATFRDKEKPLAVRSANIVAARALADAVRTSLGPRGMDKMIRSGKGETIITNDGSTMLKSMAVMHPTAKMLVQLSNAQDVEAGDGTTSVVVICGSLLGAADRLLAKGIHPSVISESFQRAAAAAVKVLHEMSQPIALTDTSSLLQAANTSLSSKIVSQYSNLLGPMAVNAVTKTIDLKTADNVDLRNIRIIKKVGGTIEDSELVDGLVLTQPVIKSAGGPIRMEKAKIGLIQFQLSPPKPDMENTIQVNDYRQMDKIVKEERMYLLNMVKKIKKAKCNVLFIQKSILRDAVNDLSLHFLQRLGILVVKDIERDEVEFICKSTGCKPIADIDSFTEDKLGSADLVEEVQSSGSKMVKVTGCKSTGKTISVVVRGANALILDEAERSLHDALCVVRCLVKKKALIAGGGAAEIEIAAQLNKQARALTGTEAICWKAFADAMEVIPTTLAENAGLNSIKVVTALRHKHEMGEKNAGVSIKSGGVNSDISKENVLQPLLVSTSAIELAAETVKMILRIDDIALSR, encoded by the exons ATGGCTGCCGTAGCACCAGCCGCCGCTGGTCCCAGCAATGCCACCTTCAGG gacaaggagaagccGTTGGCCGTCCGTTCCGCCAACATCGTCGCCGCCAGAG CTCTTGCCGATGCCGTCCGGACATCGCTGGGCCCAAGGGGCATGGACAAGATGATCCGCAGCGGAAAGGGGgagaccatcatcaccaacgatGGCAGCACAATGTTGAAGAGCATGGCCGTCATGCATCCCACAGCCAAGATGCTTGTCCAACTTTCCAACGCCCAAGATGTCGAAGCCGGTGACGGAACCACCTCAGTCGTCGTTATCTGCGGCAGCTTGTTGGGCGCCGCCGACCGCCTTCTCGCCAAGGGCATCCACCCCTCCGTCATCTCAGAGTCTTTCCAAagagccgccgccgccgcggtCAAGGTCTTGCATGAGATGTCACAACCTATCGCCCTTACcgacacctcctccctccttcaAGCCGCCAACACCTCGCTGTCCTCCAAGATTGTGTCCCAGTACTCCAACCTACTCGGCCCAATGGCCGTCAACGCTGTTACCAAGACGATCGACCTTAAGACGGCAGATAACGTCGACCTGAGGAATATTCGCATTATCAAGAAGGTCGGCGGGACGATAGAAGACAGCGAGTTGGTGGACGGTTTGGTTCTCACACAGCCAGTGATCAAGAGCGCGGGAGGGCCCATAAggatggagaaggccaagatcgGTCTTATTCAGTTCCAGCTCAGCCCTCCTAAGCCTGAT ATGGAAAACACCATCCAGGTCAACGACTACAGACAAATGGACAAGATCGTCAAGGAGGAGCGCATGTACCTCCTCAACATGgtcaagaagatcaagaaggccaagtgCAACGTTCTCTTCATTCAAAAGTCTATCCTCCGCGACGCCGTCAAcgacctctccctccacttCCTTCAGCGCCTcggcatcctcgtcgtcaagGACATTGAGCGTGACGAAGTCGAGTTCATCTGCAAGTCTACCGGCTGCAAGCCCATCGCCGACATTGACAGCTTCACTGAGGACAAGCTTGGCTCCGCTGAccttgttgaggaggttcaGTCCTCTGGCAGCAAGATGGTCAAGGTCACCGGCTGCAAGTCCACCGGCAAGACCATCTCAGTCGTCGTCCGCGGCGCCAACGCTctcatcctcgacgaggCTGAGCGCTCCCTCCACGATGCCCTCTGCGTCGTCCGCTGCCtcgtcaagaagaaggctctCATCGCCGGTGGCGGTGCCGCCGAAATTGAAATTGCCGCCCAGCTCAACAAGCAAGCACGTGCCTTGACCGGCACCGAGGCCATCTGCTGGAAGGCCTTTGCCGACGCTATGGAGGTTATTCCCACTACTCTTGCGGAAAACGCCGGGTTGAACAGCATCAAGGTTGTGACTGCCCTGCGCCACAAGCACGAGATGGGCGAGAAAAATGCTGGTGTCAGTATCAAGAGCGGGGGTGTCAACTCGGATATTTCAAAGGAGAATGTGCTGCAGCCATTGTTGGTGAGCACGAGCGCGATTGAGTTGGCGGCGGAGACGGTGAAGATGATTTTGCGGATTGATGATATCGCCTTGAGCAGGTAG
- a CDS encoding hypothetical protein (COG:T; EggNog:ENOG503P2A5) translates to MVNQAKTSAPNLPLPQPTPLRPPPQVFGPVWTLLYGLMGYASHRAYSIGTSPLNLPGIISAARQGTTLYTIQLGLNLLWMPLFFGWNRPILATADVLALVGVNGYLAWLWGTKVDATAGWLLAPYVAWLSFATYLSAGTGYLNNWDLSGAYEKADGETKKKRS, encoded by the exons ATGGTCAACCAGGC CAAAACAAGTGCCCCGAACctacctctccctcaaccaacccccctccgcccacccccccaagTCTTCGGCCCAGTCTGGACCCTCCTCTACGGCCTAATGGGCTACGCCTCCCACCGCGCCTACAGCATcggcacctcccccctcaacctcccggGCATAATCTCGGCCGCCCGCCAAGGCACCACCCTCTACACGATCCAGCTcggcctcaacctcctctggATGCCTCTCTTCTTCGGCTGGAACCGTCCCATCCTCGCCACCGCCGATGTGCTTGCTCTGGTGGGAGTGAATGGGTATCTGGCCTGGTTGTGGGGGACGAAGGTTGATGCGACGgcggggtggttgttggcgCCGTATGTGGCTTGGTTGAGCTTTGCTACTTATTTGAGCGCGGGGACGGGGTACTTGAACAATTGGGACTTGAGCGGGGCGTATGAGAAGGCGGATGgggagacgaagaagaagaggtctTAG
- the ORT1 gene encoding mitochondrial ornithine carrier protein (EggNog:ENOG503NV14; COG:C), with protein sequence MEPAVTLKPEVPPAPTSSSTTSPCITTPVILKPKTAVMEAVEDIVYGSVAGVVGKYIEYPFDTVKVRLQSQPDHLPLRYTGPLDCFRQALRSDGLLGLYRGISAPLVGAALENSSLFFWERIGRDLTYGFGLASHDKPLSLQTLWLTGGFAGAMTSFILTPVELVKCKIQVPDTGGKAAAPLKPIPVIRDIFRHQGISGFWHGQLGTLIREAGGCAAWFGSKETTTKLFRQWNESRATSPQHLEQIRAQDALPLWQQAVAGASAGMAYNFLFFPADTVKSRMQTTPIGEVGPKKTFMGETAALWKQAGLKGFYRGCGITVLRSVPSSAFIFMVFDGLKKYLPMQ encoded by the exons ATGGAGCCAGCAGTCACACTTAAACCAGAGGTGCCTCCTgcaccaacctcatcatccaccacatccccctGCATCACCACACCAGTAATCCTCAAGCCCAAAACCGCCGTCATGGAGGCTGTTGAGGACATCGTCTACGGCTCA GTCGCTGGTGTAGTGGGCAAATACATCGAATACCCCTTCGACACAGTCAAAGTCCGcctccaatcccaacccgaccacctccccctccgctaCACCGGCCCCCTCGACTGCTTCCGCCAGGCCCTCCGCTCCGacggcctccttggcctctACCGCGGCATCTCGGCCCCCCTCGTCGGCGCCGCCCTCGAGAACTcgtccctcttcttctgggaGCGCATCGGCCGCGACCTCACCTACGGCTTCGGCCTCGCCTCCCACGACAAGCCGCTGTCTCTCCAAACCCTCTGGCTCACGGGCGGCTTCGCCGGCGCCATGACCTccttcatcctcacccccGTCGAGCTGGTAAAGTGCAAAATCCAAGTCCCTGACACGGGCGGGAAGGCCGCCGCCCCCCTGAAGCCAATCCCCGTTATAAGGGACATCTTCCGCCACCAGGGCATCTCAGGCTTCTGGCACGGCCAGCTCGGCACCCTCATCCGCGAAGCAGGCGGCTGCGCGGCTTGGTTCGGCTCCAaggagaccaccaccaagctcttCCGTCAGTGGAACGAGAGCAGAGCCACTTCCCCGCAACATCTCGAGCAGATCAGAGCACAAGATGCCCTTCCCCTTTGGCAGCAGGCGGTAGCGGGCGCCTCGGCGGGCATGGCCTATaactttttgttttttccgGCAGACACGGTCAAATCGAGGATGCAGACCACGCcgattggggaggtggggcCCAAGAAGACGTTTATGGGGGAGACGGCCGCGTTGTGGAAGCAGGCTGGTCTGAAGGGGTTCTACAGGGGGTGTGGGATCACGGTGTTGAGGTCGGTGCCGAGCTCGGCGTTTATCTTTAtggtgtttgatgggttGAAGAAGTATTTGCCTATGCAATAG
- the PRP28 gene encoding mRNA splicing protein prp28 (COG:A; BUSCO:EOG09261JWS; EggNog:ENOG503NW7E) produces the protein MASRREPPDLAALLRQKKAQEEAASKPRFISKKERERLAAEKKAKEEEELKRKETTLENGHSNGSSQPSRPRNEIPTGPKAMRTDDRGNRQGDRREGDRRDDDRGPHRTGAKRGAPMDDEGRRTKMEMNDEAELRAKYMGPVVNQSTFSAKKKRRRTAANKFNFDWDPDDDTSRPDDPIYKDRLEPVFKRGGEESTDELVRRKAEAIRRGDPETGEERARQLLEQHERAKQAAKRKALGSHWSEKRLEEMKERDWRIFKENFGIATKGGAIPNPMRSWEESNLPRRLLDIVHDVGYDEPSPIQRASIPIALQARDLIGVAVTGSGKTAAFLLPLLVYISELPPLNDVNKNDGPYALILAPTRELVQQIENEARKFATPLGFTVVSIVGGHSLEEQAYALRNGAEIIVATPGRLVDCLERRLLVFTQCCYIIMDEADRMIDQGFEEPLTKILDALPVTNEKPDTEEAENPQLMKKYLGGKDRYRQTMMYTATMPPLVERIAKKYLRRPAIVTIGNAGEAVDTVEQRVEFIAGEDKRKNRLREILNSGQFKPPIIVFVNIKRNCEMVAKDIKSWGFSTTTLHGSKTQEQREASLASVRNGQSSILVATDLAGRGIDVPDVSLVVNFNMPSSIESYTHRIGRTGRAGKSGVAITFLGNEDTEVMYDLKQIISKSSISKVPDELRRHEAAQSKPQRGQKKVEDSGGFGGKGGWQ, from the coding sequence ATGGCTTCACGACGAGAACCACCTGACCTGGCTGCCTTGCTACGGCAAAAGAAGGCCCAGGAGGAAGCCGCCTCAAAACCGCGATTTATCTCCAAGAAAGAACGCGAGCGCCTCGCCGCCGAAAAGAAGgccaaagaagaggaggaactGAAACGAAAAGAGACAACATTGGAAAATGGCCATTCCAATGGCAGTTCTCAGCCATCACGGCCTCGAAATGAAATTCCGACCGGCCCTAAGGCGATGCGAACGGACGACCGAGGAAACAGGCAAGGCGACAGACGAGAGGGCGACAGGCGAGATGATGACCGGGGCCCGCATCGCACCGGAGCAAAGCGCGGCGCCCCCATGGATGACGAAGGGCGGCGGACGAAGATGGAAATGAACGATGAGGCCGAGTTGCGCGCCAAATATATGGGACCCGTTGTCAACCAGTCTACCTTCTCGGctaagaagaagagaaggagaacgGCCGCGAATAAGTTCAACTTCGATTGGGACCCAGATGATGATACGAGCCGACCGGATGATCCTATCTACAAAGACCGTCTCGAACCAGTATTCAAGCGTGGGGGCGAAGAGTCGACCGACGAGCTCGTAAGAAGAAAGGCGGAGGCTATCCGGCGTGGAGATCCAGAAACGGGAGAGGAGCGTGCCAGACAGCTTCTCGAACAGCACGAGCGCGCCAAGCAAGCAGCTAAACGCAAGGCTTTGGGCTCACATTGGTCGGAGAAGAggctggaggagatgaaggagcgTGACTGGCGCATTTTCAAGGAGAATTTTGGCATTGCCACCAAGGGCGGTGCTATTCCGAACCCTATGCGTAGCTGGGAAGAGTCGAATCTGCCACGGAGGCTACTGGATATCGTTCACGATGTTGGCTACGACGAGCCATCGCCTATCCAAAGGGCGTCTATTCCTATTGCTCTCCAGGCCAGAGACTTGATCGGTGTGGCTGTTACCGGTTCCGGTAAAACAGCAGCTTTTTTGCTGCCGTTGTTGGTATACATTTCTGAGCTCCCGCCCTTGAACGATGTCAACAAGAACGACGGTCCATACGCCCTTATCCTTGCCCCGACGAGAGAATTGGTACAACAAATTGAGAACGAAGCTCGGAAGTTTGCCACGCCCCTCGGGTTCACTGTCGTTAGCATTGTTGGTGGTCACTCTCTGGAAGAACAAGCCTACGCTCTCCGCAACGGAGCAGAGATTATCGTTGCTACGCCAGGTCGTCTGGTCGACTGCCTTGAAAGACGACTTTTGGTCTTTACTCAGTGCTGCTACATCATCATGGATGAAGCCGATCGCATGATCGACCAAGGTTTCGAAGAACCCCTGACCAAGATTCTGGACGCACTCCCAGTCACCAACGAGAAGCCAGATACGGAAGAGGCCGAGAATCCCCAGCTCATGAAGAAATACCTGGGTGGAAAAGACCGTTACCGTCAGACGATGATGTACACAGCTACGATGCCTCCACTGGTGGAAAGGATCGCCAAAAAATACCTACGTCGCCCAGCCATCGTCACTATCGGCAACGCAGGCGAAGCCGTCGATACTGTTGAGCAACGCGTCGAGTTCATCGCCGGCGAAGACAAGAGGAAGAACAGACTTCGGGAGATTCTCAACTCGGGCCAGTTCAAGCCGCCCATCATTGTCTTTGTCAACATCAAGCGAAACTGCGAGATGGTCGCTAAGGATATCAAGTCTTGGGGCTTCTCCACGACGACACTTCACGGCAGCAAGACGCAGGAGCAGCGTGAGGCTTCGCTTGCGTCGGTGCGGAACGGCCAGTCGAGCATTTTGGTGGCGACAGATTTGGCCGGTCGTGGTATTGATGTGCCGGATGTGAGCTTGGTTGTCAACTTTAACATGCCGTCGAGCATTGAGAGCTACACGCATCGTATTGGTCGTACGGGTCGTGCGGGCAAGAGTGGTGTGGCTATTACGTTTTTGGGTAATGAGGATACGGAGGTGATGTATGACCTGAAGCAGATTATCTCCAAGTCGAGTATTTCTAAGGTGCCGGATGAGTTGAGGAGGCATGAGGCTGCGCAGAGTAAACCACAGAGGGGgcagaagaaggtggaggatagtggtgggtttggaggcAAGGGGGGATGGCAGTAG